The following are from one region of the Rhodopirellula sp. P2 genome:
- a CDS encoding ferrochelatase, which yields MSEQLPYDSFLLVSFGGPEGQDDVIPFLENVLRGKNVPRERMMEVVEHYRHFGGVSPINEQNRMLIAALQKRFDANGIDLPIYWGNRNWDPTFADTLRQMKADGKQRSLAFFTSMFSSYSGCRQYRENIIQAREEVGEGAPLVEKVRMGFNHPGFIAAVSDNLSKAAQTIGVSPAETKVLFTAHSIPMGMADNCDYEKQLRESCRLVANACGAADWDLVYQSRSGPPSQPWLEPDVLDAIVELDEAKKLDSLVILPIGFVSDHMEVLFDLDEEAVQLCQQRGIKMARASSVGTHPDFVEMICGLVQERLGVSSEKPALGDLGAWHDVCPQDCCQYTPRRPLVGGGRPVQAN from the coding sequence ATGAGTGAACAGCTTCCTTACGATTCGTTTTTGCTGGTGTCCTTTGGCGGCCCCGAGGGCCAGGACGACGTGATCCCGTTCCTGGAAAACGTTTTGCGAGGCAAGAACGTGCCGCGTGAGCGGATGATGGAAGTGGTGGAGCACTACCGACACTTCGGCGGCGTCAGCCCGATCAACGAGCAGAACCGAATGCTCATCGCGGCACTTCAAAAGCGATTTGACGCCAACGGGATCGACCTGCCGATTTACTGGGGCAACCGCAACTGGGACCCGACCTTTGCCGACACGCTTCGCCAGATGAAGGCAGACGGCAAGCAAAGATCGCTGGCCTTTTTCACCAGCATGTTCAGCAGCTACAGCGGATGTCGCCAGTACCGCGAAAACATCATCCAGGCTCGTGAAGAAGTCGGTGAGGGAGCCCCGCTGGTTGAAAAGGTTCGGATGGGATTCAACCATCCAGGATTCATCGCGGCGGTGTCGGACAACCTTTCCAAGGCAGCCCAGACAATCGGTGTGTCACCGGCGGAGACCAAAGTGCTGTTCACCGCGCACAGCATCCCAATGGGGATGGCAGACAACTGCGATTACGAGAAACAGCTGCGTGAATCATGTCGCTTGGTTGCCAATGCCTGCGGTGCAGCCGACTGGGACTTGGTCTACCAAAGCCGCAGCGGCCCGCCCTCGCAACCGTGGCTGGAACCGGACGTGTTGGACGCGATCGTCGAGCTGGACGAAGCCAAGAAACTGGACTCGCTGGTGATCTTGCCGATTGGTTTCGTCAGCGACCACATGGAAGTGCTGTTCGATCTGGATGAGGAAGCCGTACAGCTCTGCCAGCAGCGCGGGATCAAAATGGCGCGAGCCTCCTCGGTGGGAACGCACCCCGATTTTGTCGAAATGATCTGCGGCTTGGTCCAAGAACGCCTGGGCGTTTCGAGCGAAAAGCCTGCCTTGGGTGACCTGGGGGCTTGGCATGATGTGTGCCCGCAGGATTGCTGCCAGTACACCCCGCGGCGACCTCTTGTTGGCGGTGGGCGACCGGTTCAAGCCAATTGA
- a CDS encoding acetolactate synthase — protein MSFGAGADTQFETMRGREFPAIRQFTIFLENRVGQLLEVVRRFEGTGIRIVALSINDAAECAFVRFLISDADRGREILERAGLAIIESDLVGVELPEGPQPLLRVCTALLQAELNIIQAYPLFVRPHGKPAVAIMVENIDLAMKTLSEKGFRIITEDDLDADNLPPQDIY, from the coding sequence ATGAGCTTTGGAGCCGGTGCAGACACGCAATTCGAAACCATGCGCGGTCGCGAATTCCCCGCGATTCGTCAGTTCACTATTTTTCTCGAAAACCGAGTCGGGCAATTGCTCGAAGTCGTGCGTCGATTCGAGGGGACTGGGATTCGAATTGTGGCCCTGTCAATCAATGATGCTGCGGAATGTGCGTTCGTTCGTTTCCTGATCAGCGACGCGGACCGCGGTCGCGAGATTTTGGAACGCGCTGGACTGGCCATCATCGAATCCGACTTGGTCGGTGTCGAACTTCCCGAAGGCCCCCAACCGTTGCTCCGAGTTTGCACGGCGTTGTTGCAAGCGGAACTGAATATCATTCAGGCCTACCCTTTGTTCGTGCGTCCACACGGCAAACCCGCGGTCGCGATCATGGTGGAAAACATCGACTTGGCGATGAAAACGCTGAGCGAAAAAGGCTTTCGGATCATCACCGAAGACGACCTGGATGCGGACAACCTTCCGCCTCAAGACATCTACTGA
- a CDS encoding DUF1559 domain-containing protein → MNASRRHQGFTLVELLVVIAIIGVLVGLLLPAVQAAREAARRMSCSNNFKQLGLAIHNYHSAYNAMPKHGSGTYTQYPPDTGINPPGGNRSDLSALVGMLPFVEQQGLWEVISNPTDTGFQAMGPWPNRQLAAHAAVPYDPWLTNIPTFRCPSDPGVGLPAHGRTNYAVCLGDSGTLCDVGDTADNGTSRGLRVYQQSACRGAFIPRTQTKFRGILDGLSNTIAMGEIITDLGDYDTRAHAVDSPVEVWRENNALSCRQYIDVERPQFWRNDGSTPFTGDAEQRRGFKWALARPLYTGFVTVLAPNDELCFQGNQEREGDVTPSSRHQGGVHVLMCDGAVKFITDSIEAGNSNSAQVRHGGGFLTPGSKSPFGVWGALGTRAAKEVIDTEF, encoded by the coding sequence ATGAATGCATCCAGAAGGCATCAGGGCTTCACGTTGGTGGAGTTGCTGGTGGTGATCGCGATCATTGGCGTTTTGGTCGGCTTGCTTCTGCCGGCTGTTCAGGCCGCTCGGGAAGCGGCTCGCCGAATGAGTTGCAGCAACAACTTCAAGCAACTTGGTTTGGCGATCCACAACTACCACTCGGCTTACAACGCGATGCCGAAGCATGGCTCGGGAACCTACACTCAGTATCCGCCAGACACCGGGATCAATCCGCCCGGTGGAAACCGCTCGGACTTGTCTGCCTTGGTTGGCATGTTGCCGTTCGTTGAACAGCAAGGGTTGTGGGAAGTGATCAGCAACCCAACCGACACGGGGTTCCAAGCGATGGGGCCGTGGCCCAATCGTCAGTTGGCGGCCCACGCTGCGGTTCCTTATGATCCTTGGTTGACCAACATTCCTACCTTTCGTTGCCCCAGCGATCCCGGGGTGGGGCTGCCCGCTCACGGACGCACGAACTATGCCGTGTGCTTGGGTGACTCGGGAACGTTGTGCGACGTTGGTGACACCGCTGACAACGGCACCAGCCGCGGTTTGCGCGTTTACCAACAGAGTGCTTGTCGCGGGGCATTCATTCCACGGACGCAAACCAAGTTCCGCGGGATCTTGGATGGTCTGTCCAACACCATTGCGATGGGCGAAATCATCACCGACTTGGGTGACTACGACACGCGTGCTCATGCGGTCGACAGCCCCGTCGAGGTTTGGCGTGAAAACAATGCGTTGTCATGTCGGCAGTACATCGATGTGGAACGTCCTCAGTTCTGGCGGAATGATGGTTCCACACCGTTCACCGGTGATGCGGAGCAGCGACGCGGTTTCAAATGGGCGCTCGCTCGTCCGCTGTACACCGGGTTTGTCACTGTCTTGGCACCCAACGATGAGTTGTGTTTTCAAGGCAACCAAGAGCGGGAAGGCGATGTCACGCCCAGCAGTCGTCACCAAGGTGGCGTGCATGTCCTGATGTGCGATGGCGCGGTCAAGTTCATCACGGACTCGATCGAAGCCGGCAACAGCAACAGCGCTCAGGTTCGGCACGGCGGAGGTTTCTTGACGCCGGGATCGAAGTCACCGTTCGGCGTCTGGGGAGCCTTGGGGACTCGCGCGGCGAAAGAGGTCATCGATACAGAATTCTGA
- the metX gene encoding homoserine O-acetyltransferase MetX, translated as MDKPSNEDLSSTDDVRTDAPLAHAKYVTFDLPLPLQRGGELPEVRCCYETWGTLNNDASNAVLVCHAVSGDSHAARHNPNDEPGWWDGLIGPGLPIDTDRFFVVCPNVLGGCRGSTGPGDADPTSPDGKPYGANFPRITIGDIVEVQKRLADHLGIHQWRAIVGGSLGGHQVLQWINRHPDAAQTCIAIATSPRLNSQALGFDVIARNAIQTDPHYAGGQYYDNDQRPDTGLAIARMLGHITYLSVEAMEAKFDPDRHDPRQIASQFEQRFSIGSYLAHQGQKFTTRFDANSYVTLSMAMDLFDLGGSRLKLMETFDEATCDFLLISFSSDWLFPPAQSREVVNALTALDKRVTYAEITTNAGHDAFLIAKDIATYGPLVRERLRDPETRPEVSSETSLSVDEESILEIIPKGASVLDLGCGNGQLLAAIRDRHLEPGQRLMGVEVAQENLLSTAMRGIDVIDYDLNNGLPAFIDNQFDYVVLNATLQAVENVVELLNEMLRVGRHAIISFPNFAYRQLRDHYVTHGRSPKAPGEFDFDWHNTPNRRFPTIADVRDLLGQLNVVIDEEVFWDVDKGQRIEPDNDPNLNADTAVIAFHRESQPT; from the coding sequence ATGGATAAGCCTTCCAACGAGGACCTGTCCAGCACCGACGACGTGCGGACCGACGCTCCTTTGGCGCATGCCAAGTACGTGACGTTCGATCTACCGCTGCCCCTGCAGCGCGGCGGCGAACTTCCCGAGGTTCGCTGCTGCTATGAAACCTGGGGCACGCTGAACAACGACGCATCCAATGCGGTTTTGGTCTGCCATGCCGTCTCGGGTGACTCCCACGCAGCACGTCACAATCCCAACGACGAACCGGGTTGGTGGGACGGCTTGATCGGGCCCGGCCTGCCCATCGACACCGATCGCTTCTTCGTCGTCTGCCCGAACGTCCTGGGAGGCTGTCGCGGCAGCACCGGCCCCGGCGACGCCGACCCCACCTCGCCCGATGGCAAACCCTACGGAGCCAACTTTCCCCGGATCACCATCGGCGACATCGTCGAAGTCCAAAAGCGATTGGCGGACCACCTGGGAATCCACCAGTGGCGCGCGATCGTCGGCGGGTCACTGGGAGGCCACCAAGTCCTGCAATGGATCAACCGCCACCCCGACGCAGCCCAAACCTGCATCGCGATCGCCACCTCGCCTCGCCTGAATAGCCAAGCGTTGGGATTCGATGTGATCGCCCGCAACGCCATTCAAACGGACCCTCACTACGCGGGCGGCCAGTACTACGACAATGACCAACGCCCGGACACCGGACTAGCGATCGCGAGAATGCTCGGTCACATCACGTACCTGTCGGTCGAAGCGATGGAGGCCAAGTTCGATCCCGACCGTCATGACCCACGGCAGATTGCCTCGCAATTTGAACAACGCTTCAGCATTGGCTCGTATCTGGCACACCAAGGCCAAAAGTTCACAACACGGTTCGATGCCAACAGCTACGTGACCCTGTCGATGGCGATGGATCTCTTTGATCTCGGGGGTTCGCGGCTGAAGCTCATGGAAACGTTTGACGAAGCGACTTGTGATTTCTTGCTCATCAGCTTCAGCAGTGATTGGTTGTTCCCACCCGCTCAATCCCGAGAGGTCGTCAACGCGCTGACGGCGCTCGACAAACGTGTCACCTACGCCGAGATCACCACCAACGCGGGGCACGATGCCTTCCTGATTGCAAAAGACATCGCGACCTACGGACCGCTGGTTCGCGAACGGTTGCGAGACCCGGAGACACGCCCCGAAGTCTCATCGGAGACCTCGCTGAGCGTGGATGAAGAATCCATCCTGGAGATCATCCCCAAGGGAGCCAGCGTGCTGGATCTCGGCTGCGGCAACGGTCAATTGCTGGCCGCGATTCGCGACCGACACCTTGAACCGGGGCAGCGACTGATGGGCGTGGAGGTGGCTCAAGAGAATCTCTTGTCGACCGCGATGCGAGGCATCGATGTGATCGACTATGACCTGAACAACGGACTGCCTGCCTTCATTGACAACCAGTTCGACTACGTGGTGCTCAACGCAACACTGCAAGCAGTCGAGAACGTCGTCGAATTGCTGAACGAGATGCTACGAGTCGGGCGACACGCGATCATCAGCTTTCCTAACTTTGCCTATCGCCAACTCAGAGATCACTACGTGACGCATGGGCGTTCGCCGAAAGCTCCCGGCGAGTTTGATTTTGATTGGCACAACACGCCCAACCGACGCTTCCCCACAATCGCCGACGTCCGTGACCTGCTAGGCCAACTGAACGTCGTGATCGATGAAGAAGTGTTCTGGGACGTTGACAAGGGCCAACGCATTGAACCTGACAACGATCCCAATCTGAATGCCGACACCGCAGTGATCGCTTTTCACCGCGAGAGCCAGCCGACCTGA
- a CDS encoding O-acetylhomoserine aminocarboxypropyltransferase/cysteine synthase family protein — MSADPTQNHRLATRALHAGQVADPTTKSRAVPIYATTSYQFDSTDHAAALFGLAEFGNIYSRLMNPTVDVLEKRIAALDGGATGLCFASGQAAITAAVLAIAHSGQNIISSTSLYGGTWTLFTQTLKNLGIEVRFFDPDHPEKIHELVDENTRLVYMESIGNPKNDVPDFKAIADAAHSAPHGAIPVLCDNTVMTPYLLRPIEHGIDIVIYSTTKFLGGHGTHIGGCIVDSGNFKWADQPEKWPEFCAPSPSYHGAVFEEHLRGMGNIAYNVHIRTHWLRDTGAAMSPFAAFLFLQGIETLHLRMPRHCENAMKVAEFLEAHDAVEWVNYPGLKSHTHHALAEKYLPNGKGAILGFGIKGGMEAGKKFINACQLCSHLANIGDAKTLVIHPASTTHQQLTEDEQRRAGVSPEYVRVSVGIEDIDDILDDLKQALAVATA, encoded by the coding sequence ATGTCCGCCGATCCGACTCAAAATCATCGCCTGGCGACCCGAGCTCTTCACGCCGGACAAGTCGCTGACCCCACGACCAAAAGCCGCGCGGTGCCGATCTACGCCACCACCAGCTACCAATTCGACAGCACGGATCACGCAGCCGCCCTGTTTGGCTTGGCGGAATTCGGCAACATCTACAGTCGCTTGATGAACCCCACGGTCGATGTGCTGGAAAAACGCATCGCAGCGCTGGACGGCGGTGCCACAGGATTGTGCTTCGCATCGGGACAAGCCGCGATCACCGCGGCGGTTCTGGCGATCGCTCACAGCGGCCAAAACATCATCAGCAGCACCTCGCTGTATGGCGGCACCTGGACACTGTTCACGCAAACGCTGAAGAACCTCGGCATCGAAGTTCGCTTCTTCGATCCGGACCACCCCGAAAAGATCCACGAACTGGTCGATGAGAACACGCGACTGGTTTACATGGAGAGCATTGGCAACCCCAAAAACGATGTGCCAGACTTCAAAGCCATCGCGGACGCCGCCCACTCGGCACCTCACGGCGCAATCCCTGTGCTGTGCGACAACACCGTGATGACGCCCTACTTGCTGCGTCCGATCGAGCACGGCATCGACATCGTGATCTACAGCACGACCAAGTTCCTGGGCGGCCACGGCACGCACATCGGTGGCTGCATCGTCGACAGTGGCAACTTCAAATGGGCTGACCAACCCGAAAAGTGGCCTGAGTTCTGTGCCCCCAGCCCTTCCTACCACGGTGCGGTTTTCGAAGAACACCTGCGTGGCATGGGCAACATCGCTTACAACGTTCACATCCGCACGCACTGGTTGCGTGACACGGGTGCAGCGATGAGCCCCTTCGCAGCGTTCCTGTTCTTGCAAGGCATCGAAACCCTTCACCTTCGCATGCCGCGCCACTGCGAAAATGCGATGAAGGTTGCTGAGTTCTTGGAAGCTCACGACGCCGTGGAATGGGTCAATTACCCCGGCCTGAAATCGCACACGCATCACGCGTTGGCCGAGAAATACCTTCCCAACGGCAAAGGTGCGATCCTCGGGTTTGGTATCAAAGGCGGCATGGAAGCAGGCAAGAAGTTCATCAACGCTTGCCAACTTTGCTCGCACCTGGCCAACATCGGCGATGCCAAAACGCTGGTCATTCACCCCGCCAGCACCACGCACCAGCAACTCACCGAAGACGAGCAACGACGCGCCGGTGTCAGCCCCGAGTACGTCCGGGTTTCGGTGGGCATCGAAGACATCGATGACATCCTCGATGACCTGAAACAGGCCCTTGCTGTTGCCACCGCGTAG
- a CDS encoding pyridoxal phosphate-dependent aminotransferase, producing MHPWIADRTASFDSSGIRKVFDLAAKLKDPINLSIGQPDFDVPEEIQDATIDAIRSGKNAYSPTQGIAPLREKLLAEVNAKYPGQNRDVFISSGTSGGLVLSMLSMINPGDEVIFLDPYFVMYPALVSLCGGIPVTVDSYPDFRLDPAKIEAAITPKTKMILVNSPANPTGVTASEQDLRDVGELAAKHNIALLSDEIYSRFFYDGDFASPAATNPDTIVIDGFSKSHAMTGWRVGYVHGPPEIIATMLKIQQYSFVCSPQPAQWGALRAMEISLDGHIDDYRRKRDFMVEQLAPHFELTTPGGAFYLFPKAPGNEGGTAFVERAIAAGLLIIPGKIFSQHDSHFRISFAASDDTLRRGAEKLIKLAGDNR from the coding sequence ATGCATCCTTGGATCGCGGATCGAACGGCCTCCTTTGATAGCAGCGGAATTCGAAAAGTCTTCGATCTGGCTGCGAAACTGAAAGACCCGATCAACTTGTCGATCGGGCAACCGGACTTCGACGTCCCCGAAGAAATCCAAGACGCCACCATCGATGCGATTCGCTCGGGCAAAAATGCCTACTCGCCAACCCAGGGCATCGCCCCGCTGCGCGAAAAGCTGTTGGCAGAGGTCAACGCCAAGTATCCCGGCCAAAACCGCGACGTGTTCATCAGCAGCGGCACATCGGGCGGGTTGGTGTTGTCGATGCTGTCGATGATCAACCCCGGCGACGAGGTCATCTTCCTGGACCCGTATTTCGTGATGTACCCGGCGCTTGTCAGCCTGTGCGGCGGAATCCCTGTCACAGTCGATTCCTACCCGGACTTCCGCTTGGATCCGGCCAAGATCGAAGCCGCAATCACGCCCAAAACCAAGATGATCCTGGTCAACAGCCCCGCCAACCCGACCGGGGTGACCGCGTCGGAGCAAGACCTGCGGGACGTCGGCGAATTGGCAGCCAAGCACAACATTGCGTTGCTTTCGGACGAGATTTACAGTCGATTCTTCTACGACGGCGACTTCGCATCCCCCGCCGCGACCAACCCCGACACGATCGTGATCGACGGTTTCAGCAAATCGCACGCGATGACGGGCTGGCGGGTGGGCTACGTCCACGGACCGCCTGAAATCATCGCAACGATGCTCAAGATCCAACAGTATTCGTTTGTCTGCTCGCCGCAGCCTGCCCAGTGGGGAGCCCTGCGAGCGATGGAAATCTCGCTGGACGGCCACATCGACGATTACCGGCGAAAACGCGATTTCATGGTCGAACAACTGGCCCCGCACTTTGAATTGACCACCCCCGGAGGCGCGTTTTACCTGTTCCCGAAAGCCCCAGGCAACGAAGGTGGGACGGCGTTCGTCGAACGCGCCATCGCCGCTGGCTTGCTGATCATTCCTGGCAAGATTTTCAGCCAACACGATTCCCACTTCCGAATCAGCTTCGCGGCCAGCGATGACACGCTGCGTCGAGGCGCGGAAAAGCTGATCAAGCTGGCTGGCGACAATCGCTGA